In Streptomyces nojiriensis, the sequence GATGACGTCTCCGAAGATGTCGAGGAGTCCGACCGCCATCGCGATGCCCAGGGCGACCACGACGTCGGCGTTCCGCAGGACCCAGGCAACGAAGCGTTCCAGCCGCCCTACGTGCGCTGCCATGAACGCACCCCCCTCCCCCGCCCGTGTTCCGATGGTAGGAGACGTGCCGGTGGCGCCACCAGAGCGACTTCACGTCGCGCGGGCGCCTTCGCCGGTCAGCAGGCGGGAGCGCAGAAGCCCGGCGGTGCGCTCCGACAGGCCGACCCGGTCCGTGAGGTAGCCGTGCACGGATCCGTACCGGGCTTCCAGGTCCGCGAACACCAACTCCATGATCACGGCAGGGGCGCGGCCGTAACTCGGCCACTTCATGACCCGGCCCGGGTTCGCGGCCCGCCAGTCGGCGGCGAGCCGCTCGGTGGCCAGCTCGGTGAGTGCGAAGTCGGCGAGGACGTCTGCCCGTTCCACCCCGAGCAGGGTGAGCAGGAAGGCCCCGATGAGCCCGGTCCGGTCCTTGCCCGAGGTGCAGTGGAAGACGAGGGGGCCGGGCGCCTGCGCCAGCTCCTCCAGGACCTGCCGGATCTCCTCGGCCCCGTCCTCGGTGACCTCGGCGAACCGGTCCGCGAGGTACCGCCAGGGGTCGGTGTCCGGGTCGATCTCGGCCTGGTCGTAGGGGCGGTGCTCGATGCTCAGGTTGACGTAGCGGAACCGCTCCGCCTCGGGCACCTGCCCCTTGGCCTCGATCTCCCACGGATACCGCAGGTCGATCACGGTCCCGATCCCGAGCCCCAGGAACCGCTCCCAGTCGGCGCCCGCCAGCTTGCCGAGCGAGTCGGCCCGGTACACCGTCCCCCACCGGACGGTCCGCCCGTCGGCGGACCGGTATCCGCCCAGGTCCCGGAAGTTGTGCAGACGCTCGAACTCGACGTGCCGCTTCATCGGATCTCTCCCCCGTCTTCGGACTCCTTGCCGAACAGCATGCCGCAGGGCTGCTGTTCGTTCGTGATCACGTCGGCACGACGAGGCCCGGGGCCGGTCGGATCAGTCGGCGGAGTCGATGGCGGGCTGGCGCAGCTGCACCTCGGCACCCGTCTGCTTGAACGACTCCGCGGACACCGGAACCAGCACCGCATCGCGGTGGAAGTCCCGCAGGCTGGTCGACCCGCAGCTGATCATCGTCGAGGTGAGCTTCGCCCGGGTCCGCTCCACGTTGTCGTACAGGCTGCCGGCGTAGGGCACGTAGCCGTCGACGCCCTCTTCGAAGACCATCTGGCCGCGCTGGCCGTACCGGGCCGCGTTCTGCGCGCGCCGCGAGCCCTCACCCCAGTACTCCTTGTACCACTGGCTGCCGATCTGCAGCTTCCGCGACGGGCTCTCGTCGAGCCGGGCGAAGTAGCGGCCGAGCATGATGAAGTCCGCCCCCATCGCCAGCGCCATCGCCATGTGCGAGTCGTTGAGCAAGCCGCCGTCGCAGCACAGCGGCACGTACACACCGGTCTCCTGGGCGTAGGCGTCGCGCGCCTGGACCACATCGAGCAGCGCGGAGGCCTGTCCGCGGCCGATGCCCTTCTGCGCCCGGGTGGTGCAGATGGCCCCGCCGCCGATCCCGACCTTCACGAACGCCGCGCCCGCATCGGCCAGGTAGCGAAAGGCCCTGCCGTCGACGACGTTCCCCGCGCCGACGAAGACGTCGTCCCCGTACTCCTCGCGGGCGAATTCGAGGGTCCTCGCCTGGTACACGGAATAGCCGTCGGAGGAGTCCAGGCACAGCACGTCCGCGCCGGCCTCGGTCAGGGCGGGAATGCGGTCCTTGAAGTCACGGGAGTTGATACCGGCACCCACACGCAGACGCTTTGCGCCGTCCACCGTCGCCCGGTGATACGTCTTGTGTGCCTGATAGTCCTTCTTGAGGACCAAGGAGACGACGCGGCCGTCCTCGAGCACCGGCAGAACGTCCAGATGGTGCTGCCAGATCAGCTCGTTCGCCTCGGACAGGGAGACCGAGGCGGACGCGGTGACCAGGCCGGCGCGGCCCCGCATCCGGTTGCCGGCGGTTTCGCAGGCCCCGTGACGCTCCAGGTGGAAGTCGTCGAGGCTGATGACCCCCAGGAACTCGCCGTCCGCGTCCCCGCTCCGCGTGACCACCGCCACGCCCTGCTCGGCCTCGGACAGCAGCCGGGCGACCTCACCGAGAGGCGTCTGCGGCGCCACGGTGATCTCGCTGCTCCGGAAGCCGGCCTTGTGCCGCTTCACCGCCAGCACGTCCGCGGCCTGGTCCTCGATCTCCTGATTCTGGTGGATGAACGACAACCCGCCGACCTGCGCCAGTGCCACCGCCAGCGTCGGTGACGACACCGCCTGCATGATGGCGCTCACCATGGGCGTGGCAACCCGGATCCTCGGCTCCTCACCGACCCGGTGACGCACCAGCGGCGCCCCGAGATCCACTTGGTCCGGCGTGCAGTCTTCTGTGGTCAGGCCCGGGATGAGGAGGTATTCGCTCAGCGTACGAGAAATCTCGGGGAGGATTTTCACATTGTCTCCAGCAAGGAGCCTGCGGCCGATCAACGGCGGATCGGCGAGGCTCGTACGGGCAGTGCGGTTCGATGCCGACCGGTGGCGCACCATCGGAAGAGTGCGCTCTGGAGATCCTCAGAGCGGGCGCACCCGGCAGGGCAGTGCTCGCATGCGCGGCCGAATCGGCGGCGAAGGCATGGCAGACCCGGATCCTCCGCGCGGTGCTGCACAGGCGCTGACTTCCATTGCGCCATACGTGATCTTACCGCACCGCCCGTGTACGGCTCGTCGCCACGCGAACCTCGAAGTCGGCTTCGCCTCCCCGTACTTGGCCGCTACGACCCGACCGTACGCAGCCCCGCCGAACGGCCCTGGGCCGTCTCTTACGGATCTTGTCGGCCGAGCCCGCGGCGTCCGGTGCCGTGGATGGCAAGGCGGAGGAGCGCACCGTGTACTGGACGTACTCGGGCGCTCCGACAACGCGGCCAGGTGCGGTGCCGGGCGTCGCGGGCCCGGCAAGATCCGGAAGAGACGGCCTAACCCTCCGCGGCGGGGATGAGGTATCCCCAGGTCTTGATGCCGACGATGCCGTCCGGGCCGCCGGTCTCCCGCGGGTACTTCGACTGGAACCGCAGCACGGCCGCCTCGGTCTTGGGGCCGAAGGAGCCGTCGATGAAGGTCGGGGCATCGGCGGAGTCGACGAACGCCGTGCGGACCAGAGCCCACTGGAGCGCCCGCACGCAGTCGCCCGTGGAACCCCTGGCGAGGTCCACCGCCGGGACGGGCCAGCCGTTGGACGCCCAGCGCGTGCCGACCTGGTTCGTGCACGCCTCCAGGTAGCCGGACCGGGCCGAGGCCTGCGGGGCGGCGAATCCGGCGGCCATGAGCAGCGTCGCGCCCAGGACTCCGACGCGGGTGGCCGTACGCCTGATGGTGTTCATGCCAGGGGTTCCTTTCGTTGAGACGGAGGGTGTGCCGGGCGCCCGGACTAATCGAAGTAGACGGTGGCGATCAGGTGGTGCCAGGTGTAGCGCCCGACCACGCCGTCCGCACCGCCCATGGTCGAGGCGCTGCGCTGGAAGTTCACCACCGCGTTGTACGTCTTGGGACCGAAGCTTCCGTCGACGAAGCCGGGCTGGTCCTCGCTGCGGACCGCGCCGGCCTCGAGCAGCTCCTCCTGGAGTTCCCGTACGCACACCCCGGACGAGCCCTTGGCGAGCACCACCGTGGGGATCTCCCAGGCCATGTAGTACTCGGAGCCGTAGGCGTTCTTGCACGCCTGCAGCTCGTTGCCCCAACTGGCCTGGGCGGTGGGGGCGGTGACCAGCAGCGTGCCGACGGCGGACGCGGCGAGCGCGAGGGCCGCCAGAGGGCGGATGCGGCGCGACGAGGACATGGGAAAGCGTCTCCTGGCGAGGGGGAAGAGAAACGGAAGGGAAGGGAAGGGAAGGGAGTGCGGAAGACAGTCGCGGGCAGCAGGAGGGGCTCAGCCCGTCAGGAGCTTCTCCCAGGTCCGCGGGCCGACGATGCCATCGGCTTCGAGGTTGTGGGTGCTCTGGAACCTGCGGATGGCCGAGTTGGTACGAGCGCCGAAGACGCCGTCGACGAAGTTGCCGCCGCTCTGCTCCCACGAGGTCAGGCCGTAGTCCGCGACGAGCTCCTGGAGTCCGGCGACGCAGACGTCGGAGTCGCCCTGGGAGTAGTTGTACCGCGGGATGTTGTAGCGCCCGCTCGGGGAGAGGCGCGTGCCGTACGTGTCCTTGCAGATCTTGTACGAGGAGTCGTCCGCGTGGGCGACCGGCGCGGAGACGAGCAGGGCGCCGGTGGAGACCGCGGCGAGGAGGAGCGAGGTGACGCCCTTCCCGGGGCGGGAGATGCGCATGTCGAAAGAACCTTTCGCTGGTGACCTGGTGGCATCGAAAAGCTGCCACACGGAGCGCTGCGGCCTCCCGCGTCCCATCCACCCGGGACGCGAGGGACGAGCGTCCGCCCAGCTCAGACGCACTTTCCTGGGGGCGTCCCAGGGACGTCCCGTGGCTCGGGGAACTGCCGAAGCGACAGGCCGAGCCGCCTCCGGCGGAGACGGCACGCTCCGGTCCCCGCCGGGCCGTTCAGAACGCCAGCCGGAACAGCGCGCCGCCGCCCGGGGCGGCCTCCGCCGTCAGCTCGGCTGAGTGCGCCCGCGCGATCTGCCGGGCCATGGCCAGTCCGAGCCCCGACCCCGGCAGGGCGCGGGCCGCCCCGGCCCGGTAGAACCGGTCGAAGACGTGCGGCAGGTCTTCCGGCGAGATCCCCGGGCCGTGGTCACGGACCGTCAGCTCCGGTCCCCGGCCCGGGACGCCCGCCACCAGCTCCACCTCGACGGGCAGCCCGCCCCGGCCGAACTTGGCCGCGTTGTCGAGCAGGTTCCCCAGCAGCCGGCTGAGTCGCGCCGGTACCCCCGGCACCACGACGGGCTGGGCCGGGACCCGTACGTGGAAGGGCACGGCCGGCCAGTGCGTCCGCGCCGCCTGCGCGCAGTGCTCCACCAGCGCACCCAGCCGGACCTGTTCCACCAGTGGCTGCGGCTCTTCGTCGCGGGCCAGCTCGATCAGGTCGTTGACCAGACCCGTCACCTCGCGCAGCTGCCGCCCGAGCGCGGCCGAGGCGCGCTCGCGCTGGTCGGGGGTGAGCCGATCGGCCCGGGCCAGCAGTTCGGCGTTGGTCCGCAGGGCCGTCAGCGGGGTGCGCAGTTCGTGGGAGGCGTCCGCGACCAGTTGGCGCTGCGCGGCGATCGACTGTTCGAGCTCCCCCAGCATGGTGTTGAAGCTCGTGGCGAGCCGGGTGATCTCGTCCTCCCGCCCCGGTGGCGGCAGTTCGATCCGGTGCCGTGCGTCGCGGGTGGCGGCGATCCGCTCGGCCGTCGCGGTGAGCCGGGCGACCGGGGCCAGGCCGGTCCGCGAGACCCAGTACCCCAGCACGGCGGCCAGCAGCACGCCGATCACCGCCGTCAGCACCAGCCACTGGGCTGCTTCGGTGATGCCGTCCTCGACGGTGTCGGCCCGCAGGGCCACCTGGAGGGCACGCCCCTTGGCGTAGTCGGTGGTGAGCATCCGGGCGGGATACCCGGCCACCGTGATGTTCGTGTAGTAGGGGGCCTGCCGGCCCGCGGCGACCTCCCGCGCGGCCGGATCCACGGGCAGCAGTCCCGGGGTTCCGGGGTCCTTGGCCGGGTCGGCGGCCACCACTTCCGCGCAGGCGGGAGCCGCCAGGAACCGGCATTCCCCGGCCAGTGTGCCCGGCGCGTCCCCCGGATTGCGCTGGGCGGCCAGCCGCGCGGACTGGGTGAGGCTGAGGTCGAGCTGCTCGTAGAGTGCGGACCGGACCACCAGGAACGCCGCCGCGCACACCCCGACGGCCACGAGGGCCACGGCGGCGGTGACCGACAGCGCCAGCCGGGTGCGCAGGGGGCCGCGCCTGCGCCAGACCCGGCCGAGCCGCCGGCGGCCGCCGCTCACGCCGCGTCCAGCCGGTAGCCGACCCCGTGGACGGTGTGCACCAGCCGGGGCTCGCCCGCGGCCTCCAGTTTCCGGCGCAGGTAGCCGACGTAGACGGCGAGGGAGTTGGAGTCCGGACCGAAGTCCCGTCCCCACACCAGTTCGAGGATCAGCTCCCGCGGGAGGACTTGGCCGGGGTGGCGCAGGAGCAGTTCGAGCAGGGCCGCTTCGGTACGGCTGAATTCCAGCGGCCTGCTCCCCCGGCGCCCGGTGCGGGTCGCGGGGTCGAGGACGAGGTCGGCGAAGCCGAGCGGGGCGGCCGCGGGGCCGGCGGGTCCGGGCGCGGCCCGCCGCAGGAGCGCGCGGACCCGGGCGACCAGCTCGTCCAGGGCGAAGGGTTTGACGAGGTAGTCGTCGGCGCCCGCCTCCAGCCCGTCGACGCGCTCGCTGACGGAGTCGAGGGCGGTCAGGACGAGGACGGGGGTACGGTCGCCCAGCGCCCGCAGCTGCCGGCAGACTGCGAGGCCGTCGAGTACGGGCATCATCACGTCGAGGACGACCGCGTCGGGCTCCCAGGCCGCGACCTGGGAGAGGGCCGCGAGCCCGTCCGGGGCCCCCCGTACCTCGTACCCCTCGATCGCCAGTCCGTCCTCGACGGCTGCCCGCACCTCGGGCTCGTCGTCGACGACGAGGATGCGCTGCCTACCCGCGCCGCCCGTGCCGCCTGTACTGCGCGTACTGCGCGTACTGCCTGTGCTGTCCGTGGAGCTCATGCGGCAAAGCCTGCCAAAGGCTTCTGAGAGAACCTCTTAGAACGTTCTTAAGTCGGGGGAAAGAAGGGGCTGAGGAAGCGGCCTCGCGGAGCCCTTCCACCCCAAGGGTTCCGGCTCCCCACTGTCCACGACAGTCCAGGCAGATCCGCCTTGCGCTGCCTCCGGTGGCTCCCCGATTGGCTCCCCTGGCCCTCACGCATCGGGCCGCTTCCACACCTCGGGACCGCCTCCCTCCCAGGTGATCGGCCCGTCCTCGCTCAGGTCCACGTCCTCCAGGCCGG encodes:
- a CDS encoding tyrosine-protein phosphatase, with protein sequence MKRHVEFERLHNFRDLGGYRSADGRTVRWGTVYRADSLGKLAGADWERFLGLGIGTVIDLRYPWEIEAKGQVPEAERFRYVNLSIEHRPYDQAEIDPDTDPWRYLADRFAEVTEDGAEEIRQVLEELAQAPGPLVFHCTSGKDRTGLIGAFLLTLLGVERADVLADFALTELATERLAADWRAANPGRVMKWPSYGRAPAVIMELVFADLEARYGSVHGYLTDRVGLSERTAGLLRSRLLTGEGARAT
- a CDS encoding IMP dehydrogenase, with protein sequence MKILPEISRTLSEYLLIPGLTTEDCTPDQVDLGAPLVRHRVGEEPRIRVATPMVSAIMQAVSSPTLAVALAQVGGLSFIHQNQEIEDQAADVLAVKRHKAGFRSSEITVAPQTPLGEVARLLSEAEQGVAVVTRSGDADGEFLGVISLDDFHLERHGACETAGNRMRGRAGLVTASASVSLSEANELIWQHHLDVLPVLEDGRVVSLVLKKDYQAHKTYHRATVDGAKRLRVGAGINSRDFKDRIPALTEAGADVLCLDSSDGYSVYQARTLEFAREEYGDDVFVGAGNVVDGRAFRYLADAGAAFVKVGIGGGAICTTRAQKGIGRGQASALLDVVQARDAYAQETGVYVPLCCDGGLLNDSHMAMALAMGADFIMLGRYFARLDESPSRKLQIGSQWYKEYWGEGSRRAQNAARYGQRGQMVFEEGVDGYVPYAGSLYDNVERTRAKLTSTMISCGSTSLRDFHRDAVLVPVSAESFKQTGAEVQLRQPAIDSAD
- a CDS encoding peptidoglycan-binding domain-containing protein, which produces MNTIRRTATRVGVLGATLLMAAGFAAPQASARSGYLEACTNQVGTRWASNGWPVPAVDLARGSTGDCVRALQWALVRTAFVDSADAPTFIDGSFGPKTEAAVLRFQSKYPRETGGPDGIVGIKTWGYLIPAAEG
- a CDS encoding peptidoglycan-binding domain-containing protein, with the protein product MSSSRRIRPLAALALAASAVGTLLVTAPTAQASWGNELQACKNAYGSEYYMAWEIPTVVLAKGSSGVCVRELQEELLEAGAVRSEDQPGFVDGSFGPKTYNAVVNFQRSASTMGGADGVVGRYTWHHLIATVYFD
- a CDS encoding peptidoglycan-binding domain-containing protein, which produces MRISRPGKGVTSLLLAAVSTGALLVSAPVAHADDSSYKICKDTYGTRLSPSGRYNIPRYNYSQGDSDVCVAGLQELVADYGLTSWEQSGGNFVDGVFGARTNSAIRRFQSTHNLEADGIVGPRTWEKLLTG
- a CDS encoding sensor histidine kinase, yielding MSGGRRRLGRVWRRRGPLRTRLALSVTAAVALVAVGVCAAAFLVVRSALYEQLDLSLTQSARLAAQRNPGDAPGTLAGECRFLAAPACAEVVAADPAKDPGTPGLLPVDPAAREVAAGRQAPYYTNITVAGYPARMLTTDYAKGRALQVALRADTVEDGITEAAQWLVLTAVIGVLLAAVLGYWVSRTGLAPVARLTATAERIAATRDARHRIELPPPGREDEITRLATSFNTMLGELEQSIAAQRQLVADASHELRTPLTALRTNAELLARADRLTPDQRERASAALGRQLREVTGLVNDLIELARDEEPQPLVEQVRLGALVEHCAQAARTHWPAVPFHVRVPAQPVVVPGVPARLSRLLGNLLDNAAKFGRGGLPVEVELVAGVPGRGPELTVRDHGPGISPEDLPHVFDRFYRAGAARALPGSGLGLAMARQIARAHSAELTAEAAPGGGALFRLAF
- a CDS encoding response regulator transcription factor, with amino-acid sequence MSSTDSTGSTRSTRSTGGTGGAGRQRILVVDDEPEVRAAVEDGLAIEGYEVRGAPDGLAALSQVAAWEPDAVVLDVMMPVLDGLAVCRQLRALGDRTPVLVLTALDSVSERVDGLEAGADDYLVKPFALDELVARVRALLRRAAPGPAGPAAAPLGFADLVLDPATRTGRRGSRPLEFSRTEAALLELLLRHPGQVLPRELILELVWGRDFGPDSNSLAVYVGYLRRKLEAAGEPRLVHTVHGVGYRLDAA